The window CAATCCTACAAATCATAACTGCGTTCTTGACAATTATTTTAGAAGGAAAATGTGTTATGGCTAGAAGTGGTACATGTGATAATAAGGATCCACCCCAAGCAGAAGAAAATAATCTAAAGTAATAATGCAGAGAGCTTAGTATCACCCCCTGTAAAAATCTAACCAAACACTGTTTAAAGATTATTTATTCTTTGGATCTCCTACATAAAGGCAGCCGTACACATAGCCAATACTTTGCACACCACCACTATGTTCACTAGTTATCCATGTATTAAAGGAATCTATGTTAATTATTAGTGTTGGTTTACGAGTATAACTGTGATACTAATCATTCTTTTAAAACAGAAAACTGTAACACTAATCTTTACGCAACAGAAGGTTTGGCATACTGTTGTCAGCTGTTTACCACCTGGAGATAGGTCGCTGCAAGGGTTCATGGTTTGGCCCAAAATACAGACGTGAACTAGATTCAAATATACTGTGAGATAGTCGTAGTTTGGCCATTGGTCTTGATACCATTCAAGAATTGGGAGTTTGGGAGAACAGTTGTATCTTCAACCACATGAATAAGCAATATAAGTTGCCAGCTAGCGAGTACCTCAATCCAGTTGACACATGTGTTGTGTAGCTAAATGTATTAATAAGTACTATTTTCTAAGTCTTACAGACAACGGCACCTTGCGCTTGTTCTAGAAACTATTTAACATCTTTCAAAAAATGAAACCAGAAGCTTACTTTGGAGAGCAGATCGTTCCAAATGGCCCCCGGTGCAGTTGTTTTCACCAATATCTTCTCCAACTTGTCCTGCTGAAACTAAAGGAAATTAATATGTGATGGTTGTGGAGAACTGTAGAACACATGAAATCACATATGATGCACATCATACCACGGCTGATAATGATAATGTTAAGGTTGGAAGCTCTGGAGGATGCTAAATTCTCGATGTCTGGAATTACAAATGTAGCTTTGGTGTGATCTTTACTACCAAATCCACCAAAAGATGTAAGAAAATAGGCCCGACTGAATCGATATATGGGAGGGTGCTGTGCATAACATTTTTTCAATAATAAGAGATAATTTGGTACGAAATATCGATTGAAACTAAGAAAAGGTAGACTTACCTCTTCAAGTGAAAGGTTACTAGTAGGTGTAGCTAACAGAACATAAAGAGGGAAGATATTCTGTTCTCGACATGCAGTATTTGTACCTCGAGAGAGTGATACAGTTAATTGAATCCTATATCCATAAGCACAAACACTGGTCAGCATTTGCATGATGTAACACATAATATTAAATTTCGATAGTGGTTAGTACTTGTAGCATCACAGAGATTAGACATTTAAGAACTAAATTTCTTGGGCCTTGTTTAGCCCAGCTACCATTTTGGTGTATGTAGGGCAGCAATCAAGCTACCATTTCTTGGTCCTTGTTTAGCCACACTACCATTTTGGTGTATGTAGGGGCAGAAACCATCTAGCTCTCTATGTCCAATATTGCTAACTAAAAGTAGTTGCCATACAATATCAATATAGTGATTATTCCTTGTTGAGTTGTGTCCTACATTGCCGCACCGAGAAAAAATAATACTCGACTTTGTGTACAAGATTTTATAACCTGTGTACATTTCGACTTACAGCTTGTATCGCATCTAATAAGCTCACTGTGTTGTACATGCTGCCATAATCTATAAATATATGATACTTGATTGAATGGAACAACAAATACCTTTTACATGTTTAATTTGCTAGAATATTAATATGGTCACAATCTTGCAATAGATGTGGGATAGTCATATGCTATCAATTAGCTCACGATTATCTCAAAGATGCATCGATTTGAAAATATCTCCCTACGTGAGGATGTCAGGCTGGGGCATATCAGCGAGACATGAGATGATATTTTCCACCTTAGTTATCTTTGCGCTGATATTAATTAATTCTTCCATGTGTACAGCAATGCACCAAATACGGGTAATACAAAAATCTGGTGGAGTTTAACATTCTGAAATCCTTGGATCCCTATATATGCTACTTTTCACTAACTTAATTGTGATTGTTTACTCTACATTTTATGATCATGTTTGTGTGAAATGTTATATAGCCAACCCAGGCATGTCATTATGAAGGGCAATCAATCAAATTGATTACCAAATGACTAGACAAGCACTAACATTAATGATGAAGTGCATCACATTCTTCAAATTATAGGGCATACTGAGTTACGATCAGACCAATTTCACGGTTTGATCATGTGCATTTACAATTTTATTCAATCCTTATGGCAGTAACATTATGTGTACATCACTGTGTGGTTCCAACAGAGCTAAACGGACCAGCAAACTGCATACCCCCTTCGTCCCAAAATACATTGGCTATTAGGTTCCATTAGGGCAAGCCTTGACCAATAACTGCTcaattaatatatattttttttgaaaaagttgaTGTCATTAGATTCATATTCCAAAGTACTAGTTTTTTTGTGTTTATGGTTTTCTCTGATAAAGAAGTACATAATAATAACAAAATTCGCTAcacattttggaatggagggagtaatagtgAAGCCTCACTCTGCTATGCCGGGAAAATAAAATCTGAAATGGAACAGTTAATCGTTTGATATTTGGATCTGAATCAGAACAATATTATATTAAGTTTACACATGTCCTAAAATAGATTGTAGTCAAAGCTTGTACTATACCTCTTTTTTCGTCTTGCTTCTATCATGTAATCAAGGCATCTTTGCAGGAAAGTGGGCTGCAAAAGTCAGTGAGACATCATTGTTATGTGATCACTTACATGGTGAAGGGTGTGAGTGAATGAGCACATGCAATCCGTGTCGAATGAGGCCAGAATTTTAAAAACAAACTTACATTTTTAGCAGCTCGATGTTGAATAATATTGTACCACTCAATTGGTCTGCAGTACAACTTGAGGCTTTCTTCAGAAGCAAGCTTCTCATCTGGAGACAACTGAGGGCACATCTGGTCTGCGGACGAGATTAATGAAATCCGCACCTGACTCCCTGTACATAATTTGCAACAGCGTCAAATAAAGAAGATACAAGTAATCTCTTTTCACTATTAATAACAAGAAAATCATTTGCCATATTTACATGGTTCCATATCTTAAAAGCAGCTAAATAGACATAGATCAACTCAATTAGTTTCTAGAATCAGGATGTGACCAAACAGCGCAAATTAGATTTGAAGTGGGGAGTCATTAATTCATGAAAAGTCAGAACTTGCCATATACTAGAATCAAGATGTGCAACCATTAATTTATCCACGGAGATTATCAACCAGTGATGAATCAATTACACAATTGCCATTTTATTAATTTCCAGATGCAAACAAGGTTAGCAACATATATACTTGAACTAAGCAACAATTAATTTTTTGAACTACTTACTGTCATAAGGAGACTTCACTATCTACCACAACAAAATACCCCCCCCCCCTCAGGTATCACGACGCAACTGGAGTTCTAACATCTTATGTATCTTGTCCCAGGGTTGCTATCATAGTTGCAACCCTTTATTCCGCTTACCACACGACCCCCAAGTGTACTGGTGAAATGAGCAGGTGGTACTGCCCATCCTGCCCTCCTCATGAGCACACACCAGATAGGATGAGCCCGCCGTGCCCAAAGGTATAGCTCTGCACTTGCTCAGCCTAGTTTTCAATCTCATGAATTATCATTACACAATCTCAAAAGCTCACTTGGATAGTTAAGTAAAAAGGGAGGTATTTTGTGGAGGCAGCTTTCTGGTCTTAAGCTAGGGAAGCCCCCGGCCGTCCATGAATGGAAATGCTGTCAGCCACTACGCTTCAGGTTGTGGGCCGTGCCGGTGAGGCAGCGCTTGTGAACACAGTTAGCCACCCAAGCACAAGCAGGGCAGGTATTATTAGAGGCTGTTTGGATTGGAGCCTACAGCAGCTCAACCAAAAAATTGGTTGTTGACCGTGTGCATGGGTGCATCTTTGGATGACGGCCAATAATTTGGATCACCCAAATTATTGGGGTGTTCGAGCATTAAACTGTTCCTATATGAGTACCCAACTGTTCTTGTATGTTTCACATGAGTTTTGTGTAGTGTATACCACATTCATGAAATATTATCTCTACTTTTAAAGCAGAATCAGACGTCATTTTCATtcgacctcctccccctcctctcgtCGGATTCCCACGCAGAAAAAGGTTGAGGAGGAAaacccccctctcccctctccGAACCGCGAAAAAACAGGAGAAGAAAAACTCTCACGGCACGACCTCCACTTATGCCACAACCTGCCATTCTCATCTCCCATCTCCTGATCTCTCCCTCCCGCCTCCTGCCTGCCGACCCCGAACCACCCCAGGACCCTCCCTCTCCATTGCCCCAATTAATGGAACCGCTGCGCATCTGCTCTGCGTATCCATCTGCGCCTCGCCGTCCAGAGAAACCAAGGAACCACTGCCACGCCTCTGACTCCCTGCGAAGATGGCACCTTTCCTCCGCCAGCCAGGAATCACCGCCATGTGCGGCCTCAGATCTACGATGATGGGTGCATCCAGGCTCGCACAAGGACGACCTCTCTCTTCCTCCTCCACGCTCGATTTTTTTACGGCGACTGCGCCGCTGACACCGAGCAGCCAGAATCTGGCTCCGCTCCGGATCGATCCATAATCGATCCATAAACAGGGCGAAGAATTGCGGCGGATCAACGAATCGAGAGAAGCGCCCAAGATCTTACCTTCAAGCCAAAGGCTGTGGGTGCTGGTGTTGGTGTTGGTGAATCGGGGGGGACGGCGGCGGCCGGCCACGCGCGGCAGGG of the Triticum aestivum cultivar Chinese Spring unplaced genomic scaffold, IWGSC CS RefSeq v2.1 scaffold86392, whole genome shotgun sequence genome contains:
- the LOC123175998 gene encoding polycomb group protein EMF2B-like, giving the protein MCPQLSPDEKLASEESLKLYCRPIEWYNIIQHRAAKNPTFLQRCLDYMIEARRKKRIQLTVSLSRGTNTACREQNIFPLYVLLATPTSNLSLEEHPPIYRFSRAYFLTSFGGFGSKDHTKATFVIPDIENLASSRASNLNIIIISRGQVGEDIGENNCTGGHLERSALQKLEGKCFWGNISINLLRLSLENHASTLNLGHTMKLTSTVEMRPSFLEKKFLEQDNCLTFCSHKVDVTGSYKLQVGISAQEAGARDIRENPYSSYSYSDVPTPSLPRILFDCKPCCEHCRTLSLPALSPLHASKTTGLLSLLKAYHSAVVRICRCSCKSVGNGRE